A single region of the Rhizobium grahamii genome encodes:
- a CDS encoding HAD family hydrolase, giving the protein MALSGRAASQETLPSWNDTAAKQRIVDFVRATTTEGGNGYVAPQDRIAVFDNDGTLWTEQPFYIQLGFMLDRVKALAPEHPEWKTKEPFKSILAGDLKGIAKGGEKGIVEMGMATHAGMTTDEFNKIVTDWFTTAKHPKTGKLYTDMTYLPMRELLDYLRANGFATYIVSGGGVEFMRPVTEKLYGIPPQQVVGSTITTQYAIVDDVPVLRRLPKIDFIDDGPGKPAGINKFIGRRPIFVAGNSDGDYEMLRWVTAAEGHGFAMIVHHTDADREYAYDRQSPFGKLDKALDEATRRNWLVVDMKADWKKVFAFEP; this is encoded by the coding sequence ATGGCCCTATCAGGGCGCGCCGCAAGCCAGGAAACGCTTCCGTCCTGGAACGATACTGCTGCGAAACAGCGCATTGTCGACTTTGTGAGGGCCACGACGACCGAGGGCGGAAACGGCTACGTCGCGCCACAGGACAGGATCGCCGTCTTCGACAATGACGGCACGCTATGGACGGAACAGCCCTTCTATATCCAGCTCGGCTTCATGCTGGACCGCGTCAAGGCGCTTGCGCCCGAGCATCCTGAGTGGAAAACGAAGGAGCCGTTCAAGAGCATACTCGCCGGAGACCTGAAAGGCATCGCCAAGGGCGGCGAGAAGGGCATCGTCGAGATGGGGATGGCAACGCATGCCGGGATGACCACCGACGAGTTCAACAAAATCGTCACCGACTGGTTTACGACCGCCAAACACCCCAAAACCGGCAAGCTCTACACTGACATGACCTATCTCCCGATGCGGGAGCTCCTCGACTATCTGCGCGCCAACGGTTTTGCGACCTATATCGTTTCTGGCGGCGGGGTGGAATTCATGCGGCCCGTGACGGAGAAGCTCTATGGAATTCCGCCGCAACAGGTCGTCGGCAGTACGATCACGACACAATATGCGATCGTCGACGACGTTCCCGTCTTGAGGCGATTGCCGAAGATCGACTTCATCGACGACGGCCCCGGAAAACCCGCCGGCATCAACAAATTCATTGGCCGTAGACCGATCTTCGTCGCGGGCAATTCCGACGGCGATTATGAGATGCTTCGCTGGGTGACAGCCGCCGAAGGACACGGGTTCGCCATGATCGTTCATCACACGGACGCCGATCGCGAGTACGCCTACGATCGGCAATCCCCATTCGGAAAGCTCGACAAGGCTCTGGATGAGGCGACCAGACGAAACTGGCTCGTTGTCGACATGAAGGCGGATTGGAAGAAGGTGTTCGCATTCGAACCCTAG
- a CDS encoding ABC transporter ATP-binding protein/permease produces MIDTELGPKSVKGAKAGDDETLRREKLSTAETEPPPEGIEPDPQWTAEEAEQARKKYLLTRFWISARGYWTRNGDKLAWPCTIALLALICVNVGFQYGINVWNRAIFDALEQRNADTVYYLSAVFLPLVFGSIALVTTQVALRMAIQRRWRSWLTKAVIARWLANGRYYQLNLIGGDHKNPEARIAEDLRIATEAPVDFVAGVIVAFLSASTFIIVLWTIGGALHLAIAGSTVTIPGFLVITAVIYAGITSSSMAVIGRHFVQVSEVKNQTEAEFRYTLTHVRENGESIALLGGEEEERNDLEKTFGNVIKQWALLARQHMRTTLVSQGSSLFAPVVPVLLCAPKFLEGSMTLGQVMQAASAFAIVQGAFGWLVDNYPRLADWNACARRIASLMMSLDGLERSEQSDALGRIKRGETKSNVVLSLNDLSVSLDDGTAVVKETRVEIEPGERVLVAGESGTGKSTLVRAIAGLWPWGGGSVCFHADRQLFMLPQRPYIPSGTLRRAVAYPGAADRWTLEKIKDALDKVGLDYLTDKIEEDAPWDQTLSGGEKQRLAFARLLLHNPDIIVLDEATSALDEKSQDRMMEMVIRELPKVTIISVAHRAELEAFHSRKVTLERRDGGARLVSDVDLVPHKRKRNLLLRLVEKPLPKRNGSLRR; encoded by the coding sequence ATGATCGACACTGAATTGGGTCCGAAATCGGTCAAGGGTGCCAAAGCGGGCGATGACGAGACGTTGCGCCGAGAAAAGCTATCGACTGCCGAAACAGAGCCGCCCCCGGAGGGAATCGAGCCTGACCCCCAATGGACGGCCGAAGAGGCCGAGCAGGCGCGGAAGAAGTACCTTCTGACGCGCTTCTGGATCAGTGCACGCGGATATTGGACCAGGAACGGCGACAAGCTGGCCTGGCCATGCACGATCGCCCTCTTGGCTCTGATCTGCGTCAATGTCGGCTTCCAGTATGGGATCAACGTCTGGAATCGAGCGATCTTCGACGCTCTCGAGCAGCGCAACGCCGATACGGTGTATTATCTGAGTGCTGTCTTCCTGCCGCTCGTGTTCGGTAGCATCGCGTTGGTCACGACACAGGTCGCCCTACGCATGGCCATCCAGCGTCGCTGGCGTTCCTGGCTTACGAAAGCCGTTATCGCCCGCTGGCTGGCGAACGGCCGATATTACCAGCTGAACCTCATTGGCGGCGACCACAAGAACCCGGAGGCACGCATCGCCGAGGATCTGCGGATAGCGACCGAGGCGCCTGTCGATTTCGTCGCCGGTGTCATCGTTGCGTTTCTGTCGGCTTCGACCTTCATCATCGTGCTCTGGACCATCGGCGGCGCCCTGCACCTGGCAATCGCGGGTTCCACGGTTACCATTCCCGGTTTCCTTGTTATCACTGCGGTCATCTACGCCGGCATCACCTCCAGCTCGATGGCGGTGATAGGCCGTCATTTCGTCCAGGTGTCCGAGGTCAAAAATCAGACCGAGGCCGAATTTCGCTATACCCTTACGCATGTCCGTGAGAACGGCGAAAGTATCGCGCTTCTCGGCGGTGAGGAGGAGGAGAGAAACGATCTCGAAAAGACATTCGGCAACGTCATCAAGCAATGGGCGCTACTCGCACGCCAGCATATGCGCACAACGCTCGTCTCCCAGGGGTCGAGCCTGTTTGCACCGGTAGTCCCTGTTCTCCTCTGCGCGCCGAAATTCCTCGAAGGCAGCATGACGCTTGGGCAGGTCATGCAGGCAGCTTCCGCTTTCGCCATCGTTCAGGGTGCGTTCGGGTGGCTGGTCGACAACTATCCACGCCTTGCCGATTGGAATGCCTGCGCAAGGCGTATCGCCTCGCTCATGATGTCGCTTGATGGTCTCGAACGCTCCGAACAGAGCGATGCCCTGGGGCGTATCAAACGCGGCGAAACCAAAAGTAACGTGGTACTCAGTCTCAACGATCTTTCGGTGTCGCTCGATGACGGCACCGCCGTGGTCAAGGAAACCCGGGTTGAGATCGAGCCCGGCGAGCGGGTGCTGGTGGCCGGTGAATCCGGCACCGGCAAGAGCACGCTGGTGCGCGCCATCGCGGGCCTCTGGCCCTGGGGTGGCGGCAGCGTCTGTTTCCATGCTGATCGGCAATTGTTCATGCTGCCGCAACGGCCCTATATCCCCTCGGGAACACTTCGGCGTGCTGTCGCCTATCCCGGAGCCGCCGATCGCTGGACGCTGGAAAAGATCAAGGATGCGCTCGACAAGGTTGGGCTCGATTACCTGACCGACAAGATCGAGGAGGATGCGCCCTGGGACCAGACGTTGTCTGGTGGCGAGAAGCAGCGGCTCGCATTCGCGCGTCTCCTGCTCCACAATCCCGATATCATCGTGCTGGATGAGGCAACGTCGGCGCTCGACGAGAAAAGCCAGGACAGGATGATGGAGATGGTGATCCGCGAATTGCCGAAAGTCACCATCATCAGCGTGGCGCACAGAGCCGAACTGGAAGCCTTCCACAGCCGTAAAGTCACCCTGGAGCGGCGTGATGGCGGTGCGAGGCTTGTCAGCGACGTTGATTTAGTCCCGCACAAGAGAAAACGGAACTTGCTCCTGCGCCTCGTTGAGAAGCCTCTTCCGAAACGCAACGGATCGCTTCGCCGGTGA
- a CDS encoding NrsF family protein gives MKTDDLISILAADAPVRSRLGPLLRGALVAGVLISAALLFSTIGIRHDMGTAIETARVLFKVFTTLTLAVTACSLVFRIGRPGAPLKSSALALLLPLSLVLAGVAMELTVIPESSWRAALVGRNAAFCVFFIPVLSLAPLAGFLWALKSAAPASPALGGAVAGLASAGLATALYAWHCPDDSPLFLATWYMIATAIVAAAGAIIGSRYLKW, from the coding sequence GTGAAGACCGATGATCTGATCAGCATCCTTGCCGCCGATGCACCGGTGCGATCTCGCCTCGGCCCGCTGCTCCGCGGCGCGCTCGTGGCAGGTGTCCTCATCTCCGCAGCGCTGCTGTTCTCCACCATCGGCATCCGCCATGACATGGGAACGGCAATCGAGACCGCCCGCGTGCTTTTCAAGGTCTTTACGACACTGACGCTCGCCGTCACCGCCTGTAGTCTCGTCTTCAGGATCGGTCGGCCCGGCGCGCCGCTGAAGTCTTCTGCGCTGGCGCTGCTGCTGCCGCTTTCGCTGGTCCTTGCAGGCGTGGCAATGGAACTGACAGTTATACCCGAGAGTTCCTGGCGCGCCGCGCTGGTCGGCCGCAACGCGGCCTTCTGCGTCTTTTTCATCCCGGTCCTGTCGCTCGCTCCTCTGGCCGGTTTTCTCTGGGCGCTAAAAAGCGCCGCACCGGCAAGCCCGGCACTCGGCGGCGCCGTCGCCGGCCTTGCCTCTGCCGGTCTTGCCACCGCGCTTTACGCCTGGCATTGCCCTGATGACAGTCCACTCTTCCTGGCGACCTGGTATATGATCGCAACTGCCATCGTTGCTGCCGCGGGTGCGATCATCGGTTCGCGATATCTGAAATGGTAG
- a CDS encoding sigma-70 family RNA polymerase sigma factor — protein MKHSAREEEWAGWMRSAMDGDTQAYHRFLSAVTPHLRAMARRRCDQFGAPASEAEDVVQEVLLAVHLKRGTWDPARPIGPWLSTIVRNKLIDSLRRRGRHIDVPIDDVMATLEAEEQAGNLDRLDAENMLGRLKDPQRDIVRSISIEGAGIRETAERLKMTEGAVRVSLHRALKALAALYRSETSEDR, from the coding sequence ATGAAACATTCGGCGCGCGAAGAGGAATGGGCAGGCTGGATGCGCAGCGCCATGGATGGCGATACGCAGGCCTATCACCGTTTCCTTTCCGCCGTGACGCCGCATCTTCGCGCCATGGCGCGCCGCCGCTGCGATCAGTTCGGCGCACCGGCGAGCGAGGCGGAGGATGTGGTGCAGGAAGTCCTGCTTGCCGTGCATCTGAAGCGCGGCACCTGGGACCCGGCGCGCCCGATCGGCCCGTGGCTGTCGACGATCGTGCGCAACAAGCTTATTGACAGCCTGCGCCGCCGCGGCCGCCATATCGATGTGCCGATCGACGACGTGATGGCAACGCTTGAGGCAGAAGAGCAGGCGGGCAATCTTGACCGGCTTGATGCAGAAAACATGTTGGGACGGCTGAAAGACCCACAGCGCGATATCGTCCGCTCGATCTCGATCGAAGGGGCGGGCATCCGCGAAACGGCCGAAAGGCTGAAAATGACAGAGGGCGCGGTGCGTGTTTCGCTGCACCGGGCGCTGAAGGCGCTGGCAGCCCTATACCGGAGTGAGACGAGTGAAGACCGATGA
- a CDS encoding BufA1 family periplasmic bufferin-type metallophore, with product MKNSIVTLALAGSIASALATVAAPVAFAADSKEKCYGVAMKGQNDCAAGKHDCAGKSTVSYDKMSFKLVPTGTCTSMKTPKGHGSLTPA from the coding sequence ATGAAGAACAGCATCGTTACGCTCGCACTGGCAGGTTCCATCGCTTCGGCGCTCGCAACCGTTGCGGCACCGGTCGCTTTTGCCGCCGACAGCAAGGAAAAGTGCTACGGCGTTGCCATGAAAGGCCAGAACGATTGCGCCGCCGGCAAGCATGATTGCGCCGGCAAGTCGACCGTCAGCTACGACAAGATGTCCTTCAAGCTGGTTCCGACCGGCACCTGCACCTCGATGAAGACGCCTAAGGGTCACGGCTCGCTGACCCCGGCCTGA
- a CDS encoding BufA1 family periplasmic bufferin-type metallophore, which translates to MTKLPATVFAASVTTALSLIGSVQTTSAQDVSKEKCYGIALKGQNDCAAGPGTTCAGTAKIDYQKNAWKLVPSGTCTSMKPPDGAGSLTQGPAPA; encoded by the coding sequence ATGACCAAACTCCCCGCCACTGTCTTTGCAGCCTCGGTCACGACGGCGTTGTCCCTGATCGGCAGCGTCCAGACCACTTCGGCTCAGGATGTGTCCAAGGAGAAGTGCTACGGCATCGCTCTTAAGGGGCAGAACGATTGCGCTGCCGGCCCCGGCACGACCTGCGCCGGCACGGCGAAGATCGACTACCAGAAGAACGCCTGGAAGCTGGTTCCATCCGGAACCTGCACGTCGATGAAGCCCCCTGATGGAGCCGGCTCGCTGACGCAGGGCCCAGCTCCGGCCTGA
- the bufB gene encoding MNIO family bufferin maturase, with amino-acid sequence MKPSALPRRPGIGFKPEHFASIIATPQPVGFLEVHAENYMGAGGPPHAQLGKLRKDYALSIHGVGLSIGSMQPLDKDHLQRLKSVCDRYEPESFSEHLAWSTHDTLFLNDLLPLPYTMATLSRVADHIDQVQDTLKRQMLLENPATYILFEESTLEETEFLAEIVRRTGCGLLLDVNNVFVASTNHNMNPRDYLSRFPLQWIREIHLSGHSETTDDEGAPLLIDSHDTPVKDPVWALYEELIARTGPVASLVEWDNDVPDWPVLRAEAEAAGAILDRATRLRAA; translated from the coding sequence ATGAAACCCTCTGCATTGCCCCGCCGTCCCGGCATCGGTTTCAAGCCCGAACATTTCGCAAGCATCATCGCCACGCCGCAACCCGTCGGCTTTTTAGAAGTCCATGCCGAAAACTACATGGGCGCCGGCGGCCCGCCGCATGCCCAACTCGGCAAGCTGCGCAAGGACTATGCGCTGTCGATCCATGGTGTCGGCCTGTCGATCGGCTCGATGCAGCCACTCGATAAAGATCACCTGCAGCGACTGAAAAGCGTTTGCGACCGCTATGAGCCGGAGAGCTTTTCCGAGCATCTCGCCTGGTCGACGCATGACACGCTGTTCCTCAACGATTTGCTGCCCCTGCCTTACACCATGGCAACGCTGTCGCGCGTTGCCGATCATATCGATCAGGTACAGGACACGCTGAAACGGCAGATGCTGCTCGAAAATCCGGCGACCTATATACTGTTCGAGGAAAGCACGCTGGAGGAGACCGAGTTTCTGGCCGAGATCGTCCGGCGGACCGGCTGCGGCCTGCTACTCGATGTCAACAACGTCTTCGTCGCTTCCACCAATCACAACATGAACCCGCGCGACTACCTCAGCCGTTTCCCATTGCAATGGATCCGGGAGATCCACCTGAGCGGCCATTCCGAAACGACCGACGATGAAGGCGCGCCGTTGCTGATCGACTCGCATGACACGCCAGTCAAGGACCCAGTCTGGGCGCTCTATGAAGAGCTAATTGCCCGCACAGGGCCGGTCGCCAGCCTGGTCGAATGGGACAACGACGTTCCGGACTGGCCGGTTTTGCGGGCCGAAGCAGAGGCTGCAGGTGCCATTCTCGACCGCGCAACGCGGCTGCGGGCAGCGTGA
- a CDS encoding HvfC/BufC N-terminal domain-containing protein, translating into MPFTTQEQFAAALRDSALPVPDGIASWNAARPLRRFGIYRNNVISGLVGAVASRFPVTERLVGEEFFSGMAYQFICLHPPRSPLLLAYGDDFADFVESFEPALEIGYLADVIRLEAARGKAYHAADAAPLAADRLATLREEQLASLVFIRHPSASVIRSAHPAVTIWAMNAGQMPFAPIEDWRGEDALVIRPEMIVEVHRLPPGGAQFLDALFSGASFAAAAGEALAAAPEFDLSANLAAALQAGVFTDLSTGDDDE; encoded by the coding sequence ATGCCTTTCACCACTCAAGAGCAATTTGCGGCAGCGCTCCGGGATAGCGCCTTGCCTGTCCCTGACGGGATCGCATCGTGGAACGCGGCTCGTCCGCTGCGGCGCTTCGGTATCTACCGCAACAATGTGATTTCGGGGTTGGTAGGTGCGGTTGCATCGCGCTTCCCGGTGACCGAAAGGCTCGTCGGCGAAGAGTTCTTCTCCGGGATGGCCTATCAGTTCATCTGCCTGCATCCGCCACGCTCACCGCTGCTTCTCGCATATGGCGATGACTTTGCCGATTTCGTCGAGAGCTTCGAGCCGGCTCTGGAGATCGGCTATCTGGCCGATGTGATACGGCTGGAGGCAGCGCGGGGCAAAGCCTATCACGCCGCCGACGCAGCCCCCTTGGCAGCCGATCGACTGGCAACTTTGCGCGAGGAACAGCTGGCCTCTTTGGTGTTCATTCGGCACCCGTCGGCCTCTGTTATCCGATCGGCTCATCCCGCGGTAACCATCTGGGCGATGAACGCAGGCCAGATGCCCTTTGCGCCTATAGAGGACTGGCGCGGCGAAGACGCGCTCGTCATCCGGCCCGAGATGATCGTCGAGGTACACAGGCTGCCGCCAGGCGGAGCGCAGTTTCTCGATGCGCTCTTCAGCGGCGCAAGCTTTGCAGCGGCTGCGGGTGAGGCCCTTGCGGCGGCACCTGAATTCGACCTTTCCGCCAATCTCGCCGCTGCGCTGCAAGCCGGCGTGTTTACAGATCTATCGACAGGAGACGACGATGAATGA
- a CDS encoding DoxX family protein, whose product MRGFGLIPHDLIASVARLSIAAVFWQSGQTKVDGWHVTDNAVYLFQTEYKLPFIDPWVAAHLAAFAEHFFPLLLVIGFGSRLSALALLGMTLVIEIFVYPDAWPTHGTWAVCFLTIIAGGPGRLSLDHLISRYFGRES is encoded by the coding sequence ATGAGGGGTTTCGGGCTAATCCCCCACGATCTGATTGCGAGCGTCGCACGGCTGTCGATTGCAGCGGTATTCTGGCAGTCGGGACAGACCAAGGTAGATGGCTGGCATGTCACGGACAACGCCGTCTATCTTTTCCAGACTGAATACAAGCTGCCCTTCATAGATCCGTGGGTTGCGGCGCATCTGGCGGCCTTTGCCGAACACTTCTTTCCACTGCTGCTCGTTATCGGTTTCGGCAGTCGGCTCTCGGCGTTGGCACTTCTCGGCATGACCCTGGTGATCGAGATTTTCGTCTATCCGGACGCGTGGCCGACCCATGGTACATGGGCAGTCTGTTTCCTGACGATCATCGCTGGCGGTCCCGGGCGGCTTTCCCTTGATCATCTGATATCCCGCTATTTTGGGCGGGAATCGTGA
- a CDS encoding metallophosphoesterase family protein, with protein sequence MKIVQITDTHFSPSKPHFNGNWQPLKEWLERSGADLIVHTGDLSVDGADKEEDLRFCMDLMRQVSIPMLLVPGNHDVGHLPGSLQPVDQVRLGRWRSVVGADYWAEDVADWRLIGIDSLLLGFEDAEEEAQFEWLEKTLAERSGRRVAMFAHKPLFVDAPDEGDTGYWSVRPAQRRRLFDLIAANDVALFASGHLHWAWAGRHLDTSLVWGPSAAFILGGMEREMPGEKLIGAVVHELDQGVTSQIVAVPGMVAHVLDDIVAEVYPQEAHKVQTEPAQ encoded by the coding sequence GTGAAGATTGTTCAGATCACCGATACCCATTTCAGCCCGTCAAAGCCGCATTTCAACGGCAACTGGCAGCCTCTGAAGGAATGGCTCGAGAGGAGCGGTGCGGACCTGATCGTGCACACTGGCGACCTCTCCGTCGATGGCGCCGACAAGGAAGAAGATCTGCGCTTCTGCATGGATCTGATGCGGCAGGTTTCCATTCCCATGCTGCTTGTCCCGGGCAATCACGACGTCGGGCATCTTCCGGGCTCCCTGCAGCCGGTCGACCAGGTCCGGCTCGGGCGCTGGCGCAGCGTGGTCGGCGCGGACTATTGGGCCGAGGATGTCGCCGACTGGCGGCTGATCGGCATCGACAGCCTGCTCCTCGGTTTCGAGGACGCCGAAGAAGAAGCGCAGTTCGAATGGCTCGAAAAGACACTCGCCGAGCGCTCCGGCCGGCGCGTCGCGATGTTCGCCCACAAGCCGCTGTTCGTCGATGCGCCCGATGAGGGCGACACGGGCTACTGGAGCGTTCGTCCCGCACAACGTCGCAGGCTCTTCGATCTGATCGCGGCCAACGACGTCGCGCTGTTCGCCAGTGGCCACCTGCATTGGGCATGGGCCGGGCGGCACCTTGACACCTCGCTCGTCTGGGGTCCTTCCGCGGCCTTCATTCTCGGTGGCATGGAACGCGAGATGCCGGGCGAGAAGCTCATCGGTGCTGTCGTTCACGAGCTCGATCAGGGCGTGACCAGCCAGATCGTCGCCGTTCCCGGCATGGTGGCGCATGTGCTCGATGATATCGTTGCCGAGGTCTATCCGCAGGAAGCTCACAAGGTCCAGACGGAGCCGGCGCAATGA
- a CDS encoding ABC transporter ATP-binding protein produces the protein MSAVSLKGIAKSYGDNAILKGVSLDVQPGEFIALVGPSGCGKSTLLRILAGLDHADNGEISIDGREMSGVAAADRNIAMVFQSYALYPHLTAGQNIAVPLAMRRLSRTQRFPFVGPLMPGHRAIRSGIARDVKETAKALKIDHLLDRKPAQMSGGQRQRVALARAMVRHPSVFLMDEPLSNLDANLRVHARGEIVELHRRAGVPTVYVTHDQAEALSMADRVAVMIGGELLQLAAPQTIYDDPAHIEVARFVGQPRINLLPARVENGTVAFGDIRLALEARGFAGSEVTLGIRPEFVQLAGDRQGALSSRIERMEFLGSEVLLFCRLDAIGEAIVAKLAPAEAAGLSTGMQIALSLASDKALVFAEDGRRLRTLPLTVDASREKAHG, from the coding sequence ATGAGTGCGGTCTCCCTTAAGGGCATTGCGAAATCTTACGGCGACAACGCCATCCTCAAGGGTGTCAGCCTGGATGTGCAGCCGGGTGAGTTCATCGCGCTCGTCGGCCCCTCGGGCTGCGGAAAGAGCACGCTCCTTCGCATTCTCGCCGGCCTCGACCATGCTGATAACGGCGAGATCAGCATCGACGGCCGCGAAATGTCGGGCGTCGCCGCAGCAGACCGCAACATCGCCATGGTCTTCCAGTCCTACGCGCTCTATCCCCACCTGACGGCGGGTCAGAACATCGCCGTGCCGCTCGCGATGCGCCGGCTTAGCCGGACACAGCGGTTTCCGTTTGTCGGACCGCTCATGCCCGGCCACCGCGCGATCCGTTCCGGCATCGCCCGCGATGTCAAGGAAACGGCAAAGGCGCTGAAGATCGATCATCTGCTCGATCGCAAACCGGCACAGATGTCAGGCGGCCAGCGCCAGCGTGTTGCATTGGCCCGTGCGATGGTGCGCCATCCGAGCGTCTTCCTGATGGACGAACCGCTCTCCAACCTCGATGCCAATCTGCGTGTCCACGCCCGCGGCGAGATCGTGGAGCTTCACCGCCGCGCCGGCGTGCCGACCGTTTATGTCACGCACGATCAGGCAGAGGCGCTTTCGATGGCCGACCGCGTCGCGGTCATGATCGGTGGGGAACTGCTGCAACTTGCAGCACCGCAGACGATCTACGACGATCCCGCCCATATCGAGGTCGCCCGCTTCGTCGGCCAGCCGCGCATCAACCTGCTTCCGGCCCGCGTCGAGAATGGGACTGTCGCTTTCGGCGATATCAGGCTGGCACTCGAGGCCAGAGGTTTCGCCGGCTCCGAGGTGACGCTCGGCATTCGTCCGGAATTCGTACAGCTTGCAGGTGATCGGCAGGGAGCGTTGTCATCGCGGATCGAACGCATGGAGTTTCTCGGTTCCGAAGTCCTCCTTTTTTGCCGCCTGGACGCAATCGGGGAAGCAATCGTCGCCAAGCTTGCACCGGCCGAAGCCGCAGGTCTTTCCACCGGCATGCAGATCGCCCTTTCACTCGCTTCGGACAAGGCACTGGTCTTTGCCGAAGATGGCCGCCGGCTGCGCACACTGCCGTTGACGGTCGATGCTTCCAGGGAGAAAGCCCATGGCTAG
- a CDS encoding carbohydrate ABC transporter permease translates to MASIAINHEGAASAAVQHERSEARTAWLLATPAIVLLVLFVLLPVVAVLILGFTDFELGVGNIRFVGFENYTHLFGDRIFRKALWNTTLYTAIVAPVSILLGLGVAMLIEGEGWAKSFFRTAYFLPVVSLIVAMATVWQYLFHPTIGPINALAGLAGLPKLNWLGSSSTALYSLAIIGIWQSVGFNMVLFLAGLTAIPRELYAAAEIDGAKSSLDRFRLVTWPMLGPTTLFVVIISITNAVKTFETVKTLTDGGPNHASEVLLFTIYQEGFVYMKVGYASAMTVVFLAILVVLMFLQYRILDRRVHYT, encoded by the coding sequence ATGGCTAGCATCGCCATCAATCACGAGGGTGCAGCTTCCGCCGCTGTCCAGCACGAGCGCAGCGAGGCGCGCACCGCCTGGTTGCTGGCGACGCCGGCAATCGTGCTCCTTGTCCTTTTCGTGCTGCTTCCCGTCGTTGCCGTGCTGATCCTCGGCTTTACGGATTTTGAACTCGGCGTCGGCAACATCCGCTTCGTCGGCTTCGAGAACTATACTCACCTCTTCGGCGACCGCATCTTCCGCAAGGCGCTCTGGAACACGACGCTCTACACTGCAATCGTCGCGCCTGTTTCGATCCTGCTCGGTCTTGGCGTCGCGATGCTGATCGAAGGTGAAGGCTGGGCGAAGAGCTTTTTCCGTACCGCCTATTTCCTGCCGGTCGTTTCCCTGATCGTCGCGATGGCAACCGTGTGGCAGTATCTGTTTCATCCGACCATCGGGCCGATCAATGCACTGGCTGGCCTCGCCGGTCTGCCCAAGCTCAACTGGCTCGGCAGCTCATCGACCGCGCTCTACAGCCTTGCCATCATCGGCATCTGGCAATCGGTCGGCTTCAACATGGTGTTGTTTCTTGCCGGACTGACGGCAATCCCGAGGGAGCTCTATGCCGCGGCCGAGATCGATGGCGCGAAATCGTCGCTTGACCGCTTCCGCCTCGTGACCTGGCCGATGCTCGGGCCGACCACGCTTTTTGTCGTCATCATCAGCATCACCAATGCAGTGAAGACGTTCGAGACCGTGAAGACATTGACGGATGGCGGTCCGAACCATGCCTCCGAAGTGCTGCTCTTCACAATCTACCAGGAAGGCTTCGTGTACATGAAGGTCGGCTATGCCTCCGCCATGACCGTGGTCTTTCTCGCCATTCTCGTCGTGCTGATGTTCCTTCAGTACCGTATCCTCGACCGGCGGGTGCACTACACATGA
- a CDS encoding carbohydrate ABC transporter permease, protein MREQSRLTPGRVLRLALLILGAIIFLAPYIFMISTAGKAQDDIFTAALSLIPQQFRYLENFSKALAKVDMGRLLWNGVLVCALIFFFQVIVAIPCAYAMAKLRFRAARTMMALVMLGLLVPIHATALPLYVGFDKLSLLNSYTALVAPFTISVFAIFLFLQFFRAMPDDLINAARLDGMSELGIISRVIVPNAWPAVTAFAIFSVVAHWNDLYWPLIVISKPQYATPPLGLMNFRAAEAGDDYGALMAATIIITIPLVAAYLFAQKRFVEGITMTGLKG, encoded by the coding sequence ATGAGAGAACAGTCTCGTCTGACGCCCGGTCGCGTGTTGCGGCTGGCGCTCCTGATCCTCGGCGCCATCATCTTCCTGGCGCCCTACATCTTCATGATCTCCACGGCCGGTAAGGCGCAGGATGATATCTTCACTGCGGCCCTGTCGCTTATCCCGCAGCAGTTCCGCTACCTGGAGAATTTCAGCAAGGCGCTTGCGAAAGTCGATATGGGCCGGCTTCTGTGGAACGGCGTTCTCGTCTGCGCGCTGATTTTCTTCTTTCAGGTGATTGTCGCCATTCCTTGTGCCTACGCCATGGCCAAGCTGCGTTTCCGCGCAGCGCGCACCATGATGGCGCTCGTCATGCTGGGGCTGCTTGTGCCGATCCACGCAACTGCGCTGCCGCTCTACGTCGGCTTCGACAAGCTCTCGCTGCTCAACAGCTATACCGCGCTGGTCGCGCCGTTCACGATTTCGGTTTTCGCGATTTTCCTGTTCCTGCAGTTCTTCCGCGCCATGCCTGACGATCTCATCAATGCCGCGCGGCTCGATGGCATGTCGGAACTCGGCATCATCTCCCGCGTGATCGTGCCGAACGCATGGCCGGCGGTCACCGCATTCGCGATCTTCTCGGTCGTCGCGCACTGGAACGATCTCTATTGGCCTCTGATCGTGATCAGCAAGCCGCAATACGCCACGCCGCCGCTTGGTCTCATGAACTTCCGCGCCGCGGAAGCCGGTGACGACTACGGGGCGCTGATGGCGGCCACCATCATCATCACCATCCCTCTCGTCGCAGCCTACCTGTTCGCCCAGAAGCGCTTCGTCGAAGGCATAACCATGACCGGTCTCAAAGGCTGA